From one Luteolibacter sp. SL250 genomic stretch:
- a CDS encoding FAD-dependent oxidoreductase, producing MRYSIILTLLAAAMPLAAETQSYDVVVVGGSSGGIGAAIGAARLGVSVALVEDTPVLGGMISNGISNIDSYSYESQCGLFEEFREEVRKHYEPLFGKDPFFKLGNGMPPHINGRSFAAHESLRGGRWEPHVADAILKRKAAELPNLKIFYKRFATKAVMEGNRITGVATETDAGEPILFTAKVVVDATHEADVAASAGAPFRKGREARSALEPHAGKVHFFNHTGEFLPGSTGEGDEAMVSSGLRLCIKNYPKEAGEAHVMTEPPPGYAKEKYIHSAYRGTPGVPHGKSEMNTNPIGSELQLINWNWAESDRAGRRKIYETYRNNALGFLYYLQHERGFRHLGLPDDEFKDNGNVPYRIYIRESRRIEGDDLMTEADINPFINGNGLIPPLRKNSIGIGEYPIDSKPVRPKSDLTTPDKGEGDFYLVNASIAFQVPYGSLLPQKTEGLLVPVALSATHVAFSSIRMDPTWMSLGQSAGIAAAMSVKKGTPPRMLPLEELQKEMVGQKLKIAFYWDVEGTHPAFAEIQLLSAKGVVDGNADRCFRPDEPLTRAEAARFIFRAFGLWTSVSNVHFTDVPHTHPAFREIETLFDNGAMPVFGIDALWPKEGGYDAKQHSGFRQKNNIGEFKPDQPVTEAELSALIGWFKGRTNQSDRGDRAPLLAPSEAPAITRGEACRTILAALPTAHSAK from the coding sequence ATGAGATATTCCATCATACTCACCTTGCTTGCCGCCGCCATGCCTTTGGCTGCCGAAACACAATCGTATGATGTGGTGGTGGTGGGTGGCAGTTCGGGGGGGATTGGTGCGGCCATCGGCGCGGCCCGGCTGGGGGTGAGCGTCGCGCTGGTCGAGGACACGCCGGTCCTCGGCGGCATGATCTCGAACGGCATCTCGAACATCGACAGCTATTCGTATGAATCGCAGTGCGGCTTGTTCGAGGAATTCCGGGAGGAAGTCAGGAAGCACTATGAGCCGCTGTTCGGGAAGGATCCGTTCTTCAAGCTGGGCAACGGCATGCCACCGCACATCAACGGCAGGTCGTTCGCCGCGCACGAATCCCTGCGTGGGGGCAGATGGGAACCGCATGTGGCGGACGCCATCCTGAAGAGGAAGGCGGCGGAACTTCCCAACCTGAAGATCTTCTACAAGCGCTTCGCCACGAAGGCGGTCATGGAAGGCAACCGCATCACGGGTGTTGCCACGGAAACGGATGCCGGCGAGCCGATCCTGTTCACCGCGAAGGTGGTGGTGGATGCGACGCATGAGGCGGATGTCGCCGCCTCCGCGGGTGCCCCGTTCCGTAAAGGCCGGGAGGCGCGGTCCGCGCTGGAGCCGCATGCCGGGAAAGTGCACTTCTTCAACCACACGGGCGAATTCCTCCCCGGCAGCACCGGGGAAGGGGATGAGGCGATGGTTTCGTCCGGCCTCCGCCTCTGCATCAAGAACTACCCGAAGGAAGCGGGGGAGGCGCATGTGATGACCGAACCGCCGCCCGGCTACGCGAAGGAAAAGTACATCCACTCCGCCTACCGGGGGACGCCGGGCGTGCCGCATGGCAAGTCCGAGATGAACACCAACCCCATCGGCAGCGAGCTGCAGCTCATCAACTGGAACTGGGCGGAGTCCGACCGGGCGGGACGGCGGAAAATCTACGAGACCTACCGTAACAACGCGCTCGGTTTCCTCTACTACCTCCAGCATGAGCGCGGCTTCAGGCACCTCGGGCTGCCGGATGACGAGTTCAAGGACAACGGCAACGTGCCCTACCGCATCTACATCCGCGAGTCCCGCCGGATCGAGGGGGACGACCTGATGACGGAGGCGGACATCAATCCTTTCATCAACGGCAACGGGCTGATCCCGCCGCTGAGGAAGAACAGCATCGGCATCGGGGAGTATCCCATCGACTCGAAGCCCGTCCGACCGAAGAGCGACCTGACCACCCCGGACAAGGGGGAGGGGGACTTCTATCTGGTGAATGCCTCGATTGCTTTCCAGGTGCCGTATGGATCGCTGCTGCCGCAGAAGACCGAGGGCTTGCTGGTCCCCGTGGCGCTCTCCGCCACCCATGTCGCCTTTTCGTCCATCCGTATGGACCCCACGTGGATGTCCCTCGGTCAGTCCGCGGGCATCGCCGCCGCCATGAGCGTGAAGAAAGGGACGCCGCCACGCATGCTGCCGCTGGAGGAACTGCAGAAGGAGATGGTCGGGCAGAAGCTCAAGATCGCCTTTTATTGGGACGTGGAGGGCACCCACCCCGCGTTCGCGGAGATCCAGTTGCTGAGCGCGAAGGGCGTGGTCGATGGCAATGCCGACCGCTGCTTCCGTCCGGACGAACCGCTCACCCGCGCGGAGGCCGCCCGCTTCATCTTCCGCGCCTTCGGGCTATGGACGAGCGTGAGCAACGTCCACTTCACGGATGTCCCGCACACCCATCCGGCGTTCCGGGAAATCGAGACTCTGTTCGACAACGGGGCGATGCCGGTTTTCGGCATTGACGCCCTGTGGCCGAAGGAAGGTGGCTATGATGCCAAACAGCACAGCGGCTTCCGTCAGAAGAACAACATCGGTGAGTTCAAACCCGACCAGCCGGTGACGGAAGCCGAGCTATCCGCCCTCATCGGGTGGTTCAAGGGCCGCACCAACCAGTCCGACCGCGGCGACCGCGCACCCTTGCTTGCTCCGTCGGAGGCGCCAGCCATTACCCGTGGGGAGGCGTGCCGGACGATCCTCGCCGCGTTGCCGACCGCTCATTCCGCGAAATGA
- a CDS encoding GlxA family transcriptional regulator, giving the protein MNPVTGNRRIVILLYPKVRELDVAGVVDVFSSANQLLPEERRYQIDYISTEAEEQLEGMHGMHIRSGMHYSLMKGKVDTLLVPGGLGVGASRATTPLLKWLKRQAKDSRRIGSVCVGAFLLAEAGLLNGRRATTHWAYARQLAEEFPEIKVEPDPIWVKDGIFYSSAGATSGIDLSLAMVEEDHGRKVALEVARQLVVFLCRPGNQAQFSISLQEQMTEHRPLRDLQIWMLEHLSADLSIPALAARAAMSERNFQRVFTREIGKSPAQYVEEIRIEAVRRKLERSTHGMKEIAAACGFSCADVMGRSFMRQLKITPAEYRARFHSSGISA; this is encoded by the coding sequence ATGAACCCCGTCACCGGAAACCGCCGCATCGTGATCCTGCTTTATCCGAAGGTCCGCGAGCTGGATGTCGCCGGAGTGGTGGATGTCTTCAGCTCGGCGAACCAGTTGCTGCCGGAGGAGCGCCGCTACCAGATCGACTACATCTCGACGGAAGCGGAGGAACAGCTCGAGGGCATGCATGGCATGCACATCCGCAGCGGCATGCACTACTCTCTGATGAAGGGGAAGGTGGACACGCTGCTGGTTCCGGGCGGACTGGGAGTCGGCGCGAGCAGGGCGACGACGCCGCTGCTGAAGTGGCTGAAGCGGCAGGCGAAGGATAGCCGCAGGATCGGTTCCGTCTGTGTGGGTGCGTTCCTGCTGGCGGAGGCCGGGCTGCTCAACGGCAGGCGCGCGACGACCCACTGGGCGTATGCGCGGCAGCTCGCGGAGGAGTTCCCCGAGATCAAGGTGGAGCCGGACCCGATCTGGGTGAAGGACGGCATCTTCTACAGTTCCGCCGGCGCGACCTCCGGCATCGACCTGAGCCTGGCCATGGTCGAGGAGGACCATGGGCGGAAGGTGGCGCTGGAGGTGGCGCGGCAGCTCGTCGTCTTTCTCTGCAGGCCGGGAAACCAAGCGCAGTTCAGCATTTCCCTGCAGGAGCAGATGACGGAGCACCGTCCACTACGGGACCTGCAGATCTGGATGCTGGAGCATCTTTCCGCGGACCTTTCCATCCCGGCGCTCGCCGCGCGGGCGGCGATGAGCGAACGGAATTTCCAGCGCGTGTTCACCCGGGAGATCGGCAAATCCCCGGCACAGTATGTGGAGGAGATCCGGATCGAGGCGGTTAGGCGGAAGCTGGAACGCAGCACCCACGGCATGAAGGAAATCGCGGCGGCGTGTGGCTTCAGTTGTGCCGACGTCATGGGCCGGTCGTTCATGCGCCAGTTGAAAATCACCCCGGCGGAGTACCGGGCGCGGTTCCATTCATCGGGGATATCCGCGTGA
- a CDS encoding FUSC family protein has product MSPDLNRAIRATVAFMIPLIATSAGWVRMDPVHACIAANTIALVDVRGGYSLRLGLLLAISVILTLSVSLAVPGVSSLLVALLGTAVVVALGGCWRHLSTDYGPGLAVSSSLLFFISLAPPLAGPGGATLNPVTATLAGALFGTLLQVILWPIHPQHPLRRTVAESWIALADLLEAMAPGRSTGDEAITQREVELRATLNRTQATLHAAKHTSGGMLRQLELLNIAAVRLGFRIIAFKAAFRSLPDDGRMESISQSMSPALDSLTNLVRSVALAVVSRQASQWNLFEVRMKRLEQLLAASRARLLSQIEDPAASRHLAHLLFKIEEQLPIVRDALGKTMDRTDSRAAFPMELQDLRTLALRPLAASLNFSGKPDPALVRHTFRAVMLALIGVVFFKFSGFPHGYWVPFTMLVVLQPDFGSTREKAFQRVSGTLAGGLIASSILWLHPPKPVVLAAIAVTIALFGFFQKRRYGIAVVFITLMVVLLMESHQPVTLAFTLERMGSTLFGGILALVAALIFWPAWERSRFPRIMEKALHANRSYLQLTVDRLRDGGPHDEPLVEAIQAAESANTDVFSSLKRMIADPKNQQAGLQQAAALANGNQRITQALSVIVLHLDNRKTLHPEALDQFKALCSGGYGDLIAWEETGVLPSSAEARLERLGKFRLPEINPTHTDPALHREPWIFPQLARIITELEAMLRIVRSGTGG; this is encoded by the coding sequence ATGTCACCGGACCTGAACCGGGCGATCCGCGCGACCGTGGCCTTCATGATCCCGCTGATCGCAACCTCCGCGGGATGGGTGCGGATGGACCCGGTGCACGCCTGCATCGCGGCGAACACGATCGCTCTGGTGGATGTGCGTGGCGGCTACTCGCTCCGGCTGGGGCTGCTACTCGCCATATCCGTGATCCTCACGCTGTCGGTATCACTGGCGGTTCCCGGGGTGTCGAGCCTGTTGGTCGCCCTGCTGGGTACGGCGGTGGTCGTCGCGCTGGGCGGCTGCTGGCGGCACCTGAGCACGGACTACGGACCGGGGCTGGCGGTCTCCAGCAGCCTGCTGTTCTTCATCTCCCTGGCACCACCGCTGGCCGGTCCCGGCGGCGCTACCCTGAATCCCGTCACCGCCACGCTGGCGGGTGCCCTTTTCGGCACGCTGCTCCAGGTCATCCTGTGGCCGATCCATCCGCAGCACCCGCTCCGCCGAACGGTCGCGGAAAGCTGGATAGCCCTCGCCGACCTGCTGGAGGCCATGGCGCCCGGACGCAGCACGGGAGATGAGGCGATCACCCAGCGGGAGGTGGAGCTGCGTGCCACGCTGAACCGCACCCAGGCGACGCTGCACGCGGCGAAGCACACCTCCGGCGGCATGCTCCGGCAGTTGGAGCTGCTCAACATCGCCGCCGTCCGCCTCGGCTTCCGGATCATCGCTTTCAAGGCGGCATTCCGTTCCCTGCCGGACGACGGGCGGATGGAATCCATCTCCCAGAGCATGAGCCCGGCCCTGGACTCCCTGACGAACCTGGTCCGCTCCGTCGCGCTGGCCGTGGTGTCACGGCAGGCGTCACAGTGGAACCTGTTCGAAGTGCGGATGAAGCGGCTGGAGCAACTGCTGGCCGCCAGCCGCGCGCGGCTTCTCTCCCAGATCGAGGACCCGGCGGCATCCCGCCATCTCGCGCACCTCCTTTTCAAGATCGAGGAGCAACTGCCCATCGTCCGGGATGCGCTGGGGAAAACGATGGACCGCACGGACTCTCGGGCCGCGTTCCCGATGGAGTTGCAGGATCTCCGCACGCTGGCGCTGCGTCCGCTGGCCGCCAGCCTCAACTTCTCCGGAAAGCCGGACCCCGCGCTGGTCCGGCATACGTTCCGCGCGGTCATGCTGGCCCTCATCGGCGTGGTCTTTTTCAAGTTCAGCGGCTTCCCCCACGGCTACTGGGTGCCATTCACCATGCTGGTCGTGCTCCAGCCCGACTTCGGCTCGACGAGGGAAAAGGCGTTCCAGCGGGTGTCCGGCACGCTGGCGGGCGGCCTCATCGCCAGCAGCATCCTCTGGCTGCACCCGCCGAAGCCGGTCGTGCTGGCGGCCATCGCTGTCACCATCGCCCTGTTCGGCTTTTTCCAGAAGCGGCGCTACGGCATCGCCGTGGTCTTCATCACGCTGATGGTGGTGCTGCTGATGGAGTCGCACCAACCGGTCACGCTGGCCTTCACGCTGGAGCGGATGGGCAGCACGCTGTTCGGCGGCATCCTCGCGCTGGTGGCCGCATTGATTTTCTGGCCCGCATGGGAGCGCAGCCGTTTCCCCCGCATCATGGAAAAGGCGCTCCACGCGAACCGGTCCTACCTGCAGCTCACCGTGGACCGCCTGCGGGACGGCGGCCCCCATGACGAACCGCTGGTGGAGGCCATCCAAGCCGCGGAGTCCGCCAACACGGACGTCTTTTCCTCACTCAAGCGGATGATCGCGGATCCCAAGAACCAGCAGGCCGGGCTCCAGCAGGCGGCTGCCCTGGCCAACGGCAACCAGCGCATCACCCAGGCACTCTCCGTCATCGTGCTGCACCTGGACAACCGGAAGACACTCCACCCGGAGGCACTGGATCAGTTCAAGGCACTCTGCTCCGGCGGCTACGGCGACCTCATCGCATGGGAGGAAACAGGCGTGCTGCCTTCATCCGCGGAGGCCCGGTTGGAACGGCTCGGGAAGTTCCGGCTGCCGGAGATCAACCCGACACACACGGACCCCGCCCTCCACCGCGAGCCGTGGATTTTCCCGCAGCTCGCCCGCATCATCACGGAGCTGGAAGCGATGTTGCGGATCGTCCGCTCGGGAACCGGAGGATGA
- a CDS encoding bifunctional rhamnulose-1-phosphate aldolase/short-chain dehydrogenase: MSKPENFKHVSYSWDDAHAATLDPVGRLVYRSNILGADQRITNTGGGNTSSKLIEKDPLTGGDVEVLWVKGSGGDLRTSKRENFSSLYQDKLIGLQGPYAARADKGLKSPAEDEMVGMYSHTTFNLNPRPSSIDTPLHSFLSGKHVDHMHPNAIISIAASKNCQQLTKEIFSGEMDYVPWMRPGFELGLAMQEIEKANPGVKAIMMGQHGFISWDDDEKVCYIRTLEFIEKAAQYIEDKYQAKGGDAKAFGGQKYQTLPEAERRAAFAKILPWLRGQVSQQKRFIGTIQDDDKILRFVNSADAPRLAELGTSCPDHFLRTKIKPLYVDWNPQTEDAAALKSKLAAGLEQYRKDYATYYNNCKHSNSPAQRDPNPTVVLIPGLGMIAWGKDKSESRVTAEFYNCAVEVMRGAEAIDEYIALPQQEAFDIEYWLLEEAKLQRMPAEKELARQVIIVIGAGSGIGKETAHRLVKEGAHIVCVDLNEDAAKATAKEITDKYGLGIGVAGSGVSDCGPAIGLAANITDRASIRAMLDQVALAYGGFDHIAVTAGIFVPSDTTGHIPDDKWALTFNINVTGSYFVADEAAKTWKEQGLKGNLVLTTSANAAVAKKGSLAYDTSKAAANHLVRELAIELSPLVRVNGVAPATVVQGSAMFPRDRVIGSLAKYDISYTDDEATESLVSKLAQFYADRTLTKAPITPADQAEAYFLLITNRLSKTTGQVITVDGGLHEAFLR; this comes from the coding sequence ATGTCCAAACCCGAAAACTTCAAGCACGTCTCCTATTCGTGGGATGACGCTCACGCCGCCACCCTCGATCCCGTCGGCCGCCTGGTGTACCGCTCGAACATTCTGGGTGCGGACCAGCGCATCACCAACACCGGCGGTGGCAACACCTCCTCGAAACTCATCGAGAAGGACCCGCTCACCGGTGGCGACGTGGAAGTGCTGTGGGTGAAGGGTTCCGGCGGCGACCTGCGCACCTCGAAGCGCGAGAATTTCTCCTCCCTCTACCAGGACAAGCTCATCGGCCTGCAGGGACCATATGCCGCCCGCGCGGACAAGGGCCTGAAGTCCCCGGCGGAGGACGAAATGGTCGGCATGTATTCCCACACGACCTTCAACCTCAACCCGCGCCCGTCCTCGATCGACACGCCGCTGCACTCCTTCCTCAGCGGCAAGCATGTCGACCACATGCACCCGAACGCGATCATCTCCATCGCCGCGTCGAAGAACTGCCAGCAGCTCACCAAGGAGATCTTCAGCGGCGAGATGGACTACGTGCCATGGATGCGCCCGGGCTTCGAGCTGGGCCTCGCGATGCAGGAGATCGAAAAGGCCAACCCCGGCGTGAAGGCGATCATGATGGGCCAGCACGGCTTCATCTCCTGGGATGATGACGAGAAGGTCTGCTACATCCGTACGCTGGAGTTCATCGAAAAGGCGGCGCAATACATCGAAGACAAGTACCAGGCGAAGGGCGGCGACGCGAAAGCCTTCGGCGGTCAGAAATACCAGACGCTGCCCGAGGCGGAGCGACGCGCCGCCTTCGCGAAGATCCTGCCATGGCTGCGCGGCCAGGTTTCCCAGCAGAAGCGCTTCATCGGCACCATCCAGGACGACGACAAGATCCTGCGCTTCGTGAACTCCGCGGACGCACCGCGCCTCGCAGAGCTGGGCACGTCCTGCCCGGACCATTTCCTGCGCACCAAGATCAAGCCGCTCTACGTGGACTGGAACCCGCAGACGGAAGATGCCGCCGCCCTCAAGAGCAAGCTCGCCGCCGGCCTGGAGCAGTACCGCAAGGACTACGCGACCTATTACAACAACTGCAAGCACAGCAACAGCCCCGCCCAGCGCGACCCGAACCCGACCGTGGTGCTGATCCCGGGTCTGGGCATGATCGCCTGGGGCAAGGACAAGTCCGAGTCCCGCGTGACCGCGGAGTTCTACAACTGCGCGGTGGAAGTGATGCGCGGTGCGGAGGCGATCGACGAATACATCGCCCTGCCGCAGCAGGAGGCCTTCGACATCGAATACTGGCTGCTTGAGGAAGCGAAGCTCCAGCGCATGCCCGCCGAGAAGGAGCTGGCCCGCCAGGTCATCATCGTGATCGGCGCCGGTTCCGGCATCGGCAAGGAAACCGCCCACCGCCTGGTGAAGGAAGGCGCGCACATCGTCTGCGTGGACCTCAATGAGGATGCGGCGAAGGCGACCGCGAAGGAGATCACCGACAAGTATGGCCTCGGCATCGGCGTGGCGGGCAGCGGTGTTTCCGACTGCGGCCCGGCCATCGGCCTGGCGGCGAACATCACGGACCGCGCCAGCATCCGCGCGATGCTGGACCAGGTGGCCCTCGCCTACGGTGGGTTCGACCACATCGCGGTGACCGCGGGCATCTTCGTGCCGAGCGACACCACCGGTCACATCCCGGATGACAAGTGGGCGCTCACCTTCAACATCAACGTCACCGGTTCCTACTTCGTCGCCGACGAAGCCGCGAAGACCTGGAAGGAGCAAGGCCTCAAGGGCAACCTGGTCCTCACCACCTCCGCCAACGCCGCGGTGGCGAAAAAAGGCTCCCTCGCCTACGACACCTCGAAGGCCGCCGCCAACCACCTCGTCCGCGAGCTGGCGATCGAGCTGTCCCCGCTGGTGCGCGTCAACGGCGTGGCTCCCGCGACCGTGGTCCAGGGTTCCGCCATGTTCCCGCGCGACCGCGTCATCGGCTCGCTCGCGAAATACGACATCTCCTACACGGATGACGAGGCGACCGAGTCACTGGTCAGCAAGCTGGCCCAGTTCTACGCGGACCGCACACTGACCAAGGCACCGATCACCCCGGCCGACCAGGCGGAGGCTTACTTCCTGCTCATCACGAACCGCCTGAGCAAGACGACCGGCCAGGTCATCACCGTCGATGGCGGCCTCCACGAGGCGTTCCTGCGCTGA
- a CDS encoding alpha/beta hydrolase, whose amino-acid sequence MSRFTTSDGTEIYYKDWGTGPIVTFSHGWPLTADAWEAQMFFLASNGFRVIAHDRRGHGRSSQPWDGNDMDHYADDLAELFEHLDVKDAVMVGHSTGGGEVARYIGRHGTSRVKKAVLMGAVPPIMVQSPNNPGGIPLEVFDGFRTAYLADRAQFFLDVASGPFFNFNRPGAKVSEGLIRSWWTQGMMSGHKNAYDCIKAFSETDFTEDLKKFDVPTLIIHGDDDQIVPIAGSALLSSKLVPDATLKIYPGGSHSLGDTAKDELNQDLLEFVRS is encoded by the coding sequence ATGAGCAGATTCACCACCAGCGACGGCACCGAGATCTATTACAAGGACTGGGGCACCGGACCCATCGTCACCTTCAGCCACGGCTGGCCGCTCACTGCGGACGCCTGGGAGGCGCAGATGTTCTTCCTCGCCTCGAACGGCTTCCGGGTCATCGCCCATGACCGCCGCGGCCACGGACGCTCCAGCCAGCCATGGGACGGCAACGACATGGACCACTACGCGGATGACCTTGCCGAGCTGTTCGAACACCTCGATGTGAAGGACGCCGTGATGGTCGGCCATTCCACCGGCGGCGGGGAGGTCGCCCGCTACATCGGCCGCCACGGCACTTCCCGGGTGAAGAAAGCGGTGCTGATGGGTGCGGTGCCACCCATCATGGTGCAAAGCCCAAACAACCCGGGCGGCATCCCGCTGGAAGTGTTCGACGGTTTCCGCACCGCCTACCTCGCGGATCGCGCCCAGTTCTTCCTGGATGTGGCCAGCGGGCCGTTCTTCAACTTCAACCGTCCGGGCGCGAAGGTTTCGGAGGGGCTCATCCGGTCCTGGTGGACCCAGGGCATGATGTCCGGCCACAAGAATGCCTACGACTGCATCAAGGCATTCTCGGAGACCGATTTCACGGAGGACCTGAAGAAGTTCGACGTGCCGACCCTCATCATCCACGGCGATGACGATCAGATCGTGCCCATCGCAGGCTCCGCGCTGCTTTCCTCCAAGCTGGTCCCGGATGCCACGCTCAAGATCTATCCCGGTGGTTCCCACAGCCTGGGTGACACCGCGAAGGACGAGCTGAACCAGGACCTGCTGGAGTTCGTCCGTTCCTGA
- a CDS encoding SulP family inorganic anion transporter, producing MFSNLFQKKRGTWKDDALAGLTTAFALVPGSIAFAFVAGVPPISGLYAAFLICLITAATGGRPGMISSAAGSLAVVMVALVAEGNRRGGEGAGFEYLLLAVVLMGVIQVIIGALKLGRLIRLVPHPVMMGFVNGLAIVVFLSQLKMFRERDGAVVGDWLQGAPLLVMCGLVALTMAIVYVLPRFTKKVPSSLVAIIVVSLVAAFGISTQTVGDLSSVKGAFPTPHLPKVPWTWHTFAFVLPYAFILALVGLIETLMTLQLIDEITETRGKGNREALSLGAANIITGFFRGMGGCALVGESLINIGSGGRGRMSGVFAALALLVFILFASPLIDRIPIAALTGVMFVVVIATFEWSTFRTIGKVPLSDILVIAAVTGITVWQDLAIAVISGVVLSALVFAWKSAKHVRLSVVKDTDGERIYQLEGLLYFGSVRDFAERFKPAADPARVVVDFHQARVCDMSALEAIRALAERYRKIGKTLEVRHLSPDCRRMLADAQGLMEISVAEDDLEYLVARIAGKA from the coding sequence ATGTTTTCCAATTTGTTCCAGAAGAAGCGCGGCACGTGGAAGGACGACGCGCTGGCCGGCCTTACCACCGCGTTCGCGCTTGTCCCCGGCTCCATCGCCTTCGCCTTTGTCGCCGGTGTGCCACCCATCTCCGGCCTCTACGCCGCGTTTCTCATCTGCCTCATCACGGCGGCCACCGGTGGCAGGCCGGGGATGATTTCCTCCGCGGCGGGATCGCTTGCCGTGGTGATGGTCGCGCTGGTGGCGGAGGGCAACCGCCGTGGCGGTGAGGGCGCGGGATTCGAGTATCTCCTGCTGGCCGTCGTGCTGATGGGCGTGATCCAGGTCATCATCGGCGCGCTGAAGCTGGGCCGCCTGATCCGGCTGGTGCCGCATCCGGTGATGATGGGTTTCGTGAACGGCCTCGCCATCGTCGTGTTTCTGTCCCAGCTCAAGATGTTCCGTGAGCGTGACGGCGCGGTGGTGGGAGACTGGCTGCAGGGCGCGCCGCTGCTGGTCATGTGCGGGCTGGTCGCGCTGACCATGGCCATCGTCTATGTGCTGCCCCGGTTCACGAAGAAAGTGCCGTCGTCGCTGGTGGCCATCATCGTGGTCAGTCTGGTCGCTGCGTTCGGCATTTCCACCCAGACCGTCGGTGACCTTTCCAGCGTGAAAGGCGCCTTCCCCACGCCGCACCTCCCGAAGGTGCCCTGGACATGGCACACCTTCGCCTTCGTCCTGCCCTATGCCTTCATCCTCGCGCTGGTGGGACTCATCGAGACGCTGATGACATTGCAGCTCATCGACGAGATCACGGAAACACGCGGCAAGGGAAACCGCGAGGCGCTCTCGCTCGGCGCGGCGAACATCATCACAGGCTTCTTCCGCGGCATGGGTGGCTGCGCGCTGGTGGGTGAAAGCCTCATCAATATCGGGTCCGGCGGGCGTGGCCGCATGTCCGGCGTCTTCGCCGCGCTGGCGCTGCTGGTCTTCATCCTGTTCGCCTCACCGCTCATCGACCGCATCCCCATCGCCGCGCTCACCGGCGTGATGTTCGTGGTGGTCATCGCCACGTTCGAGTGGTCCACCTTCCGGACCATCGGCAAGGTGCCGTTGAGCGACATCCTCGTCATTGCCGCGGTGACCGGCATCACCGTCTGGCAGGACCTCGCCATCGCGGTCATCAGCGGCGTGGTGCTGTCCGCCCTGGTCTTCGCCTGGAAAAGCGCGAAGCACGTCAGGCTGTCGGTCGTGAAGGACACCGACGGAGAACGCATCTATCAGCTCGAGGGTCTGCTCTACTTCGGCTCCGTGCGGGACTTCGCAGAGCGGTTCAAGCCTGCCGCGGACCCCGCGCGGGTGGTGGTGGACTTCCACCAGGCGCGCGTTTGTGACATGTCCGCGCTGGAGGCCATCCGCGCGCTGGCGGAACGCTACCGGAAGATCGGCAAGACGCTGGAGGTGCGCCACCTTTCCCCGGACTGCCGGCGCATGCTCGCGGACGCGCAGGGTCTGATGGAGATCTCCGTCGCGGAGGATGATCTGGAGTACCTCGTCGCGCGCATTGCGGGCAAAGCTTAA
- a CDS encoding DeoR/GlpR family DNA-binding transcription regulator — MLAAERQRRILEIARKNGTVRTTELAGDFEVTEETIRRDLDFLARVGHLRRTHGGAMDSTVALGELSLSERESRQLEEKLSIGREAATLVKEGETLLLDASTTALEFASQLPDGVPLRVVTYSIAVVERLATREAIELIELGGTYERRGRRFSGMLTEAALRMLRIDRFFFSGGGFDPKLGIGEPNPDQARFKRAMLEHAQWSCALIDSTKLGAPTDHFFAKPEELHAMITDKGGRSYAKKHLITPPYELHFGK; from the coding sequence ATGCTCGCCGCCGAAAGACAACGCCGCATCCTCGAAATCGCCCGCAAGAACGGGACGGTGAGGACCACCGAGCTGGCCGGGGACTTCGAGGTCACGGAGGAAACGATCCGCCGGGATCTGGACTTCCTCGCCCGTGTGGGTCATCTGCGCCGCACCCATGGCGGAGCCATGGACTCCACCGTGGCGCTGGGGGAGCTGTCGCTTTCGGAGCGGGAGTCGCGGCAGCTTGAGGAAAAGCTCTCCATCGGCCGGGAGGCTGCGACTTTGGTGAAGGAAGGGGAGACGCTGCTGTTGGACGCCAGCACCACGGCGCTGGAATTCGCGTCGCAGCTCCCGGACGGGGTGCCGCTGCGGGTGGTGACCTATTCCATCGCGGTGGTCGAACGTCTTGCCACACGGGAAGCCATCGAGCTGATCGAGTTGGGCGGCACCTACGAACGCCGCGGGCGGAGATTTTCCGGCATGCTGACGGAGGCCGCCCTGCGGATGCTGCGCATCGACCGCTTCTTTTTCTCCGGTGGTGGATTCGACCCGAAGCTGGGCATCGGCGAGCCGAACCCGGACCAAGCGCGCTTCAAGAGGGCCATGCTGGAACACGCGCAGTGGTCCTGCGCCCTGATCGACTCCACCAAGCTCGGCGCTCCCACCGACCACTTTTTCGCGAAGCCGGAGGAACTGCACGCGATGATCACGGACAAGGGCGGCAGGTCCTACGCGAAGAAGCATCTCATCACGCCTCCCTACGAACTGCACTTCGGAAAGTAA